A stretch of DNA from Juglans microcarpa x Juglans regia isolate MS1-56 chromosome 5D, Jm3101_v1.0, whole genome shotgun sequence:
GGGcaaaatgaagtaaaataagCGATTTTGATAGTTTCAGCCAAATAGAAGGAAACTACTGATATGATATCATGGGGATGTTGCTTCTAAAGTACATTGATATCTGTGTGACGTGTCAATTATATGGaatctttttttattcacatataTCACGAGGAACTGGTCATATGTGATTTTGGCATTGACATGTAGCCTGGAAGTTGCTTCTTTCCCACATTGAAAGTTGATTCTATGAGTTTGCACAACAGCTTGTTTTGCACTTTAGAAGTTCTTTATTggattagtttttcttttcttttgtttttttctcttcctcattAATGGAGCTCTTCCCCctcacccccacccccccaaccaaaaaaaaaccccaatTTACCCTTGAAGAAGACTTTTTGGCAACTCTTATTGATTAATTTTCTCTATGTATCTCTCAGTTTATCCCAGGGAGGCACTCCagcaaaatttttaattatagatgATGGTTGGCAAGATACAACTAATGAGTTCCAGAAAGAAGGGGAGCCATATGTCGAAGGGTCCCAGTAAGTTTATCCATATTTCTCTTGTTCATGAAAGAGGGCATATTTACCTTCTACTATCCTCCAAATTGCAGGTTTGGGGGCAGATTGGTCAGcattgaagaaaataacaaGTTTCAAAGAACAGAAAATGAGGCTCAAACTGAGGCGCCAAGCAGTCTGAAGGATTTTGTTTCGGATATTAAGACGAATTTTGGCCTTAAGTAAGGTTCCAAGACTGCCTTCTTTCGgtttaaataattatgtaaatctTTGACAACCATGAATTGTACATAAGGTTGCAGACTAGTTCATCCTCAACCCCCTAGAAACATAACAGGTGTTATTCAGCACATTTTCTACCTTTTGGACATTTCAtcttccttatatatatatattttttttttttaattctcaggTATGTCTATGTCTGGCATGCACTGTTGGGATACTGGGGAGGGCTTGTTCCAAATGCTTTAGGAACCAAAAAGTATGATCCAAAGTTAAGATATCCAATACAGTCGCCCGGGAATTTGGCAAACATGAGGGATATATCTATGGATTCTATGGAGAAATATGGCATTGGTACAATAGATCCTGCTAAAATATCTCAGTTTTATGATGATCTCCACAAATATCTTGTTTCACAGGATGTGGATGGGGTTAAGGTTGATGTTCAGAACATACTGGAAACTATTGCAACTGGTTTAGGTGGTCGGGTTTCTCTTACTAGACAGTTCCAAAAAGCACTTGAGGATTCTATTGCCACCAACTTCCAGGACAACAGCATTATCTGCTGCATGGGTCAGAGCACGGATACCGTTTACCAGTATATCACTTTTGCACTGCAATGCCCtgccaaatttatttttgacaGATACAATAAGCACTCTGAAAAATGCCATCCACGGATTTAAATTTCATGAATTGCTCAATGCATGGACCACATGATAGTGGCTGGGAAAATCAGTTGATAGGCCTGTTTTAAATGTCTCCTCTAGCTAATTGTTTGTATGGCTTAGCAAATCTGACGAGTTATATCTGTACAAAATTTTCAAGGCAATATGGGTAAAGTGATTTAGGAATTGAGAATAGGTTTCTAGAATCACCTGATCCATGTATTTTGCACTGGGAGTTTCTATTTTCAGCATGAGATTGAAATAATAACACGAGTCATTCCACATTTGTGACATGCCCAAAAATGATTATGATAGGATTCtcaattgtgtgtgtgtgtatgttaGAAACTTGAACCGTTACTTTTTTTTGAACTAATGAAATGTACTTTTGATTCGAACAGGGATCAAATGAACCTTGCATTCATCTTAGCCAATCACATCCTTCAAAACAATTATGTCATCATATGCATGCTGCTTTGAGAGattatttcataaataaatatttctgaATACAAAGTAATTTTGCTACCACGTTTGCTAATGCAGCTCAAAAAGAAGTGCTATTACACGAGCATCTGATGATTACTACCCTAGCAATCCAACTACACAGACACTACACATAGCTGCTGTGGCTTTCAACAGCATTTTTCTTGGTGAAGTTTTTGTCCCTGATTGGGACATGTTCTATGTATGGCATGGCGTTCTCACTATGTAAGTTTTTCACTGCTTTATTTTCCAGTttctaatgattttatttaacgACTGTCAGAGCTACCATGATGCAGCTGAGTTTCACGCAGTTGCTAGAGCTGTAGGAGGTTGCGGAGTCTATGTTAGGTAAGAAATATCACCTTCGAGATACAGTAGCTTATTGATGTTTAAAGAGCACCTACATATGAGAACAGTTCTTATTATGAGAACCCCCCGCCCCCAGTCttcctctctttatttttcaaccTTCTGCTGTGAGAATACGTATATGTGTCAGTTCTAGTCTGTACACACAATGCACAAAGGAACTTTTACTCTATCGTATATGTGTGTAATATGAATGTTTCTGAACATATATTGATGTATGTATTGTTTAGtgaattaatttttatctttgttcTTCCATTAAAATGCTCAGCAGTAACTAATATACTACATGCTGAAATTAATAACAGTGATAAACCTGGCCAGCATGATTTCAAGGTACTTCAACGGCTGGTACTTTCTGATGGGTCAGTGCTCAGAGCTAAATACCCTGGAAGGCCAACGCGTGATTGTTTATTTAACGACCCGGTTACGGACGGGAAGAGGTAGTTACCTTCTACTTGATAAGTTGTTCAACATCtgatagtatatatatcatttctcctgaccatttattgtgttttaatcAGTCTTATGAAGATTTGGAATTTGAACAAATGCACTGGAGTTTTAGGCGTCTTCAACTGCCAAGGAGCAGGAACGTGGCCTTGCCTGGAAATTAAGGCTAAAGGAGATCTTAGCTCTGAGCTTTCTGGGCAGGCCTCTCCTGCAGATGTCGAGTATTTTGAAGAGGTTTCTGGGAAGCTGTGGACTGGAGACTGTGCAGTATTTGCTTACAACACAGGTACGGTCATTTTTGCCACACTACATTTGAGTACATACAACTTGTGtcaaaaaaatcatacaacCACACTTATTCTGTGCATATAAGGAGATAGTCAAGTCCCTCATCAGTCTGATGGATTTACAATACTTTCTGTACACCTTTCAGGGTCTCTTGTGCGATTACCAAAGGAAGAAACGTTTGATGTCACATTGAAAGTTCTGCAATGCGATGTCTTTACTGTATCTCCTATAAAGGTTTGTCTTCTCTTACTAGGCTCAACATTATTTATGATTAATGAATTCTGAGATTTTGGGTGTTGTGCAGGTTTACAATCAGAAGATTGAATTTGCACCAGTTGGTTTGGTAAATATGTACAATTCTGGTGGAGCTGTTAAGGCTATTGACTTCTCTAGTGATTCTTCCACTTGTGAAATACATGTTAAGGGGAGAGGAGCAGGTACTTTTGGAGCATACTCCAGCACCAAGCCTAAGTCATGCTACATAAACTCGAAAGTTGAGGAATATGATTTCAGAGATGAAGACAATCTTTTGACACTCACAGTTCCTGCAACGACCAGTTCTTGGGATGTTGTTATATGTTATTGAGGCCTGATTTTTTCAGCCTGGTCTCACCTTTGAGCTCTGATTTACAGATTATTTATccttgcaagaaattaaaaacaatgaaCTGATCCATAAACGAATATAGGATTCTTAAACAATAATTGTTTTTCTGCAACATTTGGGAATATGTGACAGAGTTCTGCTTTCCTTTCACTGTAATGCTTATACCTTCATTACCATTGAAACATTTGATTGAGAGGTGGGCACTGACATTCACATGAGCAGCAAGTGGCCGCCACAGTAGGGAGTATCCACAATTTCTTCTGCCACAGCAGAGTGTATAAATAAATGCAACAATGATTAGAAAAAGATTGATGGCCATTTTATTCTATTGCTGGGCCAAAACATAAAGAAAGCAAACAACTTGCATGCCCATGTGGTCTCTTACCAGATAGTGCTTGGATGAAAATGACTGTTTAAGAAATGGTTCAGATACTAAGGTTGAGGTGTAACTTGTCTGCATCCTTgacaatatattttaaatattattaaatccATGTGGATTTTGTTGCTGccttgtttttgtgtttttgtttttacataGATAACTTGCATATGAATCCATTGGTATTTGATGTAGATCTTGTCATTAAGCACTGAtaagatgtatatatatatatatatatatatatatatatgtattgtaaaTATAGAGCATTGCAGTTCTCTTGTTATTATGACGAGGTGATCAAGAGTAGGAAAATCTTTTTCAGTTATGTTAACTCATTAATAAACGATtttcaaacaatatatatttttaataaataagaagaaaaaaatattttgattaaataAACATGAGAAGGCTAATGTAaggtttttagattttaaagtggataaatgttttagccacaatgagatcctacaaaaataaacctacaaattAATGGAGCTCAATGTGGTacgttaaattttaaaattacttttattgtaaattagattcaacatatcatataaagtcatatcaatttgtgtATTTACTTTATAGAATCTCTTTGTGACTGTAATAAGGCATACATCTATAAAGTAGatcttaaaatattgaaaaaatttattctcaagTAGGTGTGTAGAGCACAATGCTTACAtgacatattttgattttgaaaataaattttaaaatttaaagcttacaaattaaattttaccatttaaataaCATGGATGTTGTGGTGACAGAATTCATTACTCTAAAATACTTATTATTGTGCGtatgatttttgaataaaacatctaataaatactataagccctggtttggattcaggaaataatctcatctcaccatTTACGGACAACTCATCTCTTAACCAAACAGTCAAGACAAGTTTTCTCATTAgattttaaattactttcaaAAGACGACAAACAAGGGCAAACGGTCAGTACTTTTCAGAACGAATTGATTCCATTCAGCTTTcccaatgaaaagaaaatgagaaaatagagaaaacggtcgaaaaattgaaaaaaaaaattatttttataataataaaaatataaaataaactaattttataaatatttcataattatttaaaaatgttgtaaataaaataaatttttatttgatattttttatatgagttgattttataaaaatattatcatcgtataatattattatgaattatattataaaaaaaaattgggtatgtaatttaaaaaattattaatacttatttataaatataaaattattacaaatactATGTAATTATTTGTGGAACTCACATCTATCAATTCTCCAACGacttaaaactatctcatcttacttccaatccaaacacacaaaattttcaaaaatcatctcaactcacaaatctcactattgttcacaaatcatctcaattcattttatttcatctggatCCTAAAACTGACTTAAAAAAATCCTagtcatttcaaatatatagaaTCGGTTTAATTGAAAACATTACTACTTTCCCACGTCAAAGGAAACTAGGATGACCTCTAAATACATCCAGAAGCCACAATTATTCAGGCTTATTACACTCTTTCATTGGAACCAACTTCCTATACTTTTTCCATCTTATAGGCTTGGACTGATTTCCCAGATGGTGATTCTCACTGATGGGAGATACCAAGAACTAAGAAGTCATATGGAGAGATTATAGTATTCCCTCACATGCCTTTATCTTTCATGAGTTCAGCTTAGATCTGatgattttaaaatgaaaaactacTGAAGTAAATGGATGAAAATAGTAAAGGTTGAAAATATAAGTGTTATACTTCTAAAGTGATTTTGTAAAAGTAAACTCACGAACCTACAtaactttatataatatgttaaatttttttcataataaaagaaaatttatttttttataagttaaaaaaattttataatttaacgtactatatcaaatcacgtcaatttattaAACTACGTCAAattttaattgtattatttgaAAGCCTTTACACTATACACCATCTATttgtcataatttgatttattagatttaaatttaaatttattttttaaattaaattataatgcGTGAATGATGTGAAGTTTAAaatcaaatagaattattattcccaaaaaagaaagaaaaacaaaaacaaaaactcctAGAAAGGGTAAATGCGATGGTGGCAAAATTATGAATGAGGAGAAGAGAAAGACAGCGAGGAGGACGGGGAGACTCTGAAACtaaaaacttccaaataaataaCGACAGTAGGCTAGACAGACTCCTTTGCCTGCCTGGAAAACTCCCTTTTCCTTCGgcttctctcctctcctctgcTTTCCCTTTCCTTCTATTACCAGGTTTCCTTTCCCTAGGAACTTTAGtgcttataaatatatatcggAACTCCAATTTCGAGAACCATAATTTTATTCCGTGGTTTTGAAGCGATCTGACATCTCTGTGCGTAGTGCGTTAAAAAAATGTCATACGCTTACCTCTTCAAGTACATCATCATCGGCGATACCGGTATTTTTATTATCCTATCCCGAAATTCGAcctagattttattttgttttttttttttaattattgtttcaaTATCAATCAAATCGAACTATGCTTTCCTTAGGAGTGATCGAATTCGATTTTTCAGGGAATTGTTGTGTAAAGCTTGTTTGATCCGAGAGTttgattgattgtttgtttgtttgtttgtttgttgcgCAGGGGTTGGAAAGTCATGTCTTCTGCTACAGTTCACCGACAAGCGGTTCCAGCCAGTGCATGACCTGACCATTGGTGTGGAGTTTGGGGCCAGGATGATTACCATAGACAACAAGCCCATCAAGCTTCAAATTTGGGACACGGTTTGTTCTGAGTCTCTATTATCATTCCGGCGTTGCAGTTTAAACTTATATTCTGTTGGTAGTTGCTGTAGATTTATAACTGTATCAATATGTTTCTAGGAATTCATTAGAATTAACTGCATcacttaattattaatatctcaTCAAAATTTGGctttgatgattatcttagagTGGGTTGCTTGTTTCTCAAACATATAGAAGTTGTATTGacggatattttatttttattccccTGCTGTACTTAAAACTTCTATGAGTTCGTTAGCGAAATCTATTTTCTACTTCATGTTACTGAAGTTTAGACACTGAGGTTTCCTTCCAATTATTCCAGGCGGGTCAAGAATCCTTCAGGTCTATTACAAGGTCCTATTACAGAGGGGCTGCTGG
This window harbors:
- the LOC121265246 gene encoding probable galactinol--sucrose galactosyltransferase 2 produces the protein MIHTTMFPSPVRFLQLGSSQRFSSLLASNQRIISRGSRRANGLPPCRPSMFLSTKPVLKNGTLSINGKDALTGVPDNVVVTPLTDSSAFVGATSADASSRLVFKLGVIEDVRILCLFRFKLWWMIPRVGNSGSDIPIETQMLLMEVREGTEIGAPNETISYILFLPVLDGEFRSSLQGNSSNELQLCIESCDPAVVTSESLKAVFVNYGNHPFDLIHESMKMLEQRLGTFTLRETKQMPGMLDWFGWCTWDAFYQEVNPQGIRDGLKSLSQGGTPAKFLIIDDGWQDTTNEFQKEGEPYVEGSQFGGRLVSIEENNKFQRTENEAQTEAPSSLKDFVSDIKTNFGLKYVYVWHALLGYWGGLVPNALGTKKYDPKLRYPIQSPGNLANMRDISMDSMEKYGIGTIDPAKISQFYDDLHKYLVSQDVDGVKVDVQNILETIATGLGGRVSLTRQFQKALEDSIATNFQDNSIICCMGQSTDTVYHSKRSAITRASDDYYPSNPTTQTLHIAAVAFNSIFLGEVFVPDWDMFYSYHDAAEFHAVARAVGGCGVYVSDKPGQHDFKVLQRLVLSDGSVLRAKYPGRPTRDCLFNDPVTDGKSLMKIWNLNKCTGVLGVFNCQGAGTWPCLEIKAKGDLSSELSGQASPADVEYFEEVSGKLWTGDCAVFAYNTGSLVRLPKEETFDVTLKVLQCDVFTVSPIKVYNQKIEFAPVGLVNMYNSGGAVKAIDFSSDSSTCEIHVKGRGAGTFGAYSSTKPKSCYINSKVEEYDFRDEDNLLTLTVPATTSSWDVVICY